CTAATCCAAAAAATACATTTACTAAATAAAATTAGGCAAAACAAAATAATTTGGATATAATTCGAGTTCAAAAATTTTTAAAGAAAGTGGGTGATGTGATATGCCAGGTATCGTACTACGTGCAGATGATAATTTTGATGCAGCTTATAGACGTTTCAAGAAGCAGACTGACCGTAACTTAATCGTTACAGAAGCTCGTGCTCGCCGTTTCCATGAAACAGAAACTGAAAAGCGTAAAAAATTCAAAATTGCATCTCGTAAGAAAATGCTTAAACGTCTTTATATGATGAGACGTTACGAATCACGCCTATAATATAAGCCTTCGGGCTTATATTCGCACAAACTACTTTTAATTAGAACTAACTCTATTTCTTCCATTCTCTTTTGATCGATATAAAAACTCATCAGCACTCTTATATATTTCGTCCATATCTTGTATTGAATTAGCTTCAATTGATACTAATCCCATAGAAGCAGTAACATACTCTGAAGCCGAATTATTTTCATGTTCAATTTTAAGGCCTTCTATATTTGAGCGAACAATTTCTGAGAACTCCTTAGCTGTATTTAAATTTTCCGCACTAAATACTATTCCGAACTCTTCACCACCAAGTCTAAAACAATAATCATCAGCCCTTCTAAGTGAATTTTTAAGTACCTGAGCAACTTCCTTAAGTACAGTATCTCCCATTTGATGTCCGTATGTATCGTTATATTGTTTAAAATGATCGATATCCATAATTAAAAAATTAACTGACTTATTTTCCCTTTTGGATCTGTTTACAACCTCTTCAAAAACCTGATTAAAATGTCTTCTATTATAAATTCCAGTTAAACCATCAGTAATAGATATCTGCTCAATACGTTTTTTATCTGTAATATCATGACGAATTGCTGTATATCCAGTTTTATTTCCTTTTGAATCGTATGTAGGAGATATAATTGCTTCAACCCAGTAAAAACCACCATCTTTTTTTAAGTTTTTAATCTCACCTGTCCAAGTTTTATCTGAAACAATTGTATTCCACATATTTTTATAGATGCTGCTTTGCATATCTGGATGTCTAACTATATTATGCTTTTTTCCTATCAGCTCTTCTCTTGAATAACCGCTAATTTCACAAAAAGCCTTTGAAACATATGTAATTGTCCCTGCTAGATCTGTAGATGATGTTATTACCTCTTCATCTATTAAAGATATATACTCTTCTATTTGCTTTTCATGCTCTTTTTTTTCTGAAATATCATATGAAAGTCCCATATAACCTATTAAGTTATCAGTATCTGGTTCAGTTAATTTCGAAATATGGATTAATGCGGGAAACTCTTTGCCGTCTTTTGCAACATAAGTCCATTCATCACTATTTTCTAGACCTAATTCACTTTTTAATACAAAAACTTTAAATCCTGGTGTTAAATCTATAGAAAATTTTTCACTTAGCTCTTTTGCTCTTTGTATAACTTCATCTTTTTTATGAAAAATTGCAGGTGACTGTTTGCCTATTAATTCTTCAGCCTTGTATCCTAACAATTTTTCTGCTGTTTTATTAAACATAGTAATAGTACCTGATGTGTCTGTAGCAACTATAGCAAAAGAAGAGTTATCAAATACAGTTTCCATATATGCTTTTGTCAACATTGTTTCGTTTAAAATTTTTTCTAACTCTTGCTGCTTATCTTTCAACTCGTTTTCTACTAAAACTTTTTGTGTAATATCTAATACTGTACCGATAGATTTAACAACTACATTATCCTGTACAAGATGTTCACAACGCTCTTCAACATATTTTACTGTTTTGTCTTTTGTAATAACTCTATGTGTAATTTTATATGGAGAGAGATCTTCTATAGATTTTGAATAGGCATTATTTACAAGGTCATGATCATCAGGGTGAATATATTTTAAAAAAGCTTCATAAGTTGCGTCAAACTCTTGTGGTTCAAGACCAAATATTCTATATACTTCATCTGACCAATACAGTTCATTTTTGATTAAATCAAGTTCCCAGTGACCTATATGTGCGATTCGCTGTGCTGAATTTAAAGCTTTTTGTTTCTCTTCAAGCTTTTTTTGTAATCGTTTTTTATCAGTTATATTTCTGATAACAACAACCATCATACTGTGCTTGGTATTTAAAGTAACTGTTATTTCTACATCTATTGTAGAACCGTCTTTTTTCCTATGTATTGTCTCAAATCGGGCTGAACCATTTTTGTGAATGTAATCGATACGTTGTTGTATTATTTCAGGTGTATCTATCACCTCAATATCATTAACGCATAGTTGCAATAGTTCTTCACGAGTATAGCCTACCATATCAGCGTATGATTGATTTACATCAACCATACAACCTTTATCGTTGAGAATCCAAAAACCATCTTTGGAAACTTCTATAATAGACTTATAAAATTCGCTATTAATCATTACTATTCCTCAGCGTAAAATATAATAATCTAACTTCAATTCATGTATTATACTTATTTTTATAATATAACAAAAACTTTTATTTATGTTTTAATGAAAGCTCAACAAGTTTTGAAGATAGTTCATAATTGGAATCAACTATTTCAACATCTTTAGTTTTGTTCAGATAGCTGTTTTCTTCATCAGAATCAACTTTTACTACAATGTTTGCATCTTTGAAATAATCTTTCAGAGCATCTATAATAAGTATTTTTTGATGCTCACTCTGCACGGTTACAATAACACTCGAGCTCTCTTCTACTTTTAAAGACTCCATAACCGGAAGTTTATTCAGGTGCCCAAAATATGCCATGTAGCCTATTTTTCTAGCTTTAAGTACATGCTGTAAGTTGTCAGAAATAATAATAAAATCTATATCTTTTTCTTTAAGTTCTTTTGCTACGCTTCTACCAAGAGTACCAAATCCTGCAATTATGATGTGTTTTTGTTTATCAATTGGTGTAATAACGTCTGCTTCGTAGAACTCTTTTTCAAAATATGAAGATATTTTATAAATATTAGTCAGAATAAATGGACTAACAATCATAGTTAGAAAGATTATTATGAGTAAAAGGTTTGCAAGATCTGCATTAATCAACTGATTTGATGAAGCCATATCAAGAACTACAAAACCAAATCCACTCACTTGAGATAGTGCAAGAGCAGTTTTGACAGAGGTGTTTTTATCACTCTTTCTTTTTATAATGAAATAGATTATTACAGTTTTTATTATCATAACAAGTATAAATAACAAAACAACTTTGTGAAGGTTTGATAAAAGATAAACCATATCTATCTTCGTACCAACACTAAAAAAGAATACTCCCAAAAGTAAGTTCTTATAACTCAAGATATCTGATTCAACTTTGATGTTGTACTTCGTATCGGCTATAAGAACACCAGCCAAAAATGCTCCCATAGAGTATGTAAATCCTATCTCGTGAGTTAGTATTGACATACCTATTACAATTGTGAATATTGCACCTAAAAAGATCTCTTCTAGCTGTGTATTGGCAGCAAACTTTAACATCGCTTCAACTATCTTATCACCTACATAAAAAACAAACAAAGTTATAAAAACAAGAGCTATAACTGTTTTTAAAATAATCTCTGTTATAGAGATATCTGCACCATGAGATAAAAAACTTATCAAAAGAAGAATCGGAATCACTGCTAGATCTTGGAAAATCAAAATTCCCACAACTTTTTTACCATAAGGGGTAACAATATCTTTAGATTCTTGCAAATAAGGCATAATAATGGCAGTTGAAGATAGAGAAAATGCCAAAGATATTATTATAGATGTCTGAGAATCAAGTCCAAAGATATAAAAACAAAATATAAAAAATAAAGCAGTGTTAAAGATCATCTGAAGGGCACCGGCTACAAACAGTGTGTCTTTCATCTTTTTAATTTTCTCAAAACTAAGCTCTAACCCGATTGTGAACATTAAAAATACTATACCAAACTCGGCGATCAAGTTTAAAGCATCAATTTTAGTAGTATTAAAATCAAAAAGGTAGCTAATTATGATCCCTGTGAATATATAGCCTACAACGTGTGATACGTTATATCTTTTAAATATAATATTCATCAATGTAGCTAAAAATATGGTGGCAAAAATTGCTAAAAGTAAAGTTTCCATGATCTTATTATATAGGATTTAATCTATTTTGTAGTTTGAAGGTCTGCTTATTAAACAGCCACTTTTGAATACACTAACATTAAAACCCAGTTTGAAAAGCTTGTAATTCCTAGTTCACTAATAAGATCATACGTGCTGTCACTTTCGAAATTAAAATTTTCACAATAACTTAAAAAGTAATATTTCAGATCTTCATGTTGTTCTATATACTCTGCCAACTCATGCTTGCTTGTAGAAGCTTGCAGTAACTTATATATACCGTGGACACTGTTTTTTGATAGTTCTACCATCTCAATAGTCATATTTATTGGTTCAGATATATAATAACCTTGAAAATGTTCTATTCCCAAGTTTTTCATAACCTCTAAAGATGTTTTGTTCTCAACCTTATGTGCAATTATCGTATGGGATTCTTGTAAGAGTTTTATATCTTCCATATCATTTTCGTCTAGTGTTGAAGCAATGACTTTTAAATATGTAAACTCTTTTATATTAGATGAAATTTGTTTTCTCCAGCCTGAGCTAAAGTCCAGATTGTCTAAAGAAAATTGATATCCTAAACTTCTCATATGGTGTATTACATCCATCTCAACATCATCTAAAGATATATCAAATACAAAATTATCTTTAGGCAAAAACTCTATAAGCCCACTTGCTAAAAACTTAGTATCGATATTTAAAAAGATTTTTGAGTTCTCATCTATAAAACTGTTTTTTGTTCTATTGAGAAGAGCAAGAGCCAAATAACTCGTAGCATATCTGGCATTTACCTCACCGTCTTGAAAAAGGTCTTTAAAAAGCCATTCAAAACCGAAGATTTTTAAATCCTTATCCAGTACCAATTGCCTTGACAAACTACATCTATTCAAATTCATTTCCTAATGAGATATTATAATATTAGATTATAATATTTTTTAACTTAAATAGTTTTAATGATTTTAAACTCTTCCGTAAATCTCGTTATAAAAACTTAGTGCATATCTATCGCTCATTGATGCTATATAGTCTGCTATTACTCTATGCTTGTCTCTTGTATCTAACTGCATATAATAATACTTTGGAAGCATTTTCTCTTCATCCATCAAAGCTTTATATATACCCTCAACAGCCTGCTTACCTGCATACATCTTTCTAACAATCTTTTTGTGATGATACATTTTTTGATGAAGTAGTTTTTTCAGTTTTTTTATCTTAGTCTCAAGTGCCAAATCAAAACCTATCGGGATCTCATCTTTTGCATCAAATGTAGCTGCAAAAACCTCTGAGTTGTCCACCTTGTCTCTTGAGTAATCAAGCAAAGAGTATACAAGGTGGTTGATCATATGTGAACTAAAGCGGTATCTGAACATCTCTTCTTCAGATTCGTCTATCCCCTCAGCCTCAACTTTTTCTAAGATCTCACATGCAAGTTCACTCTCTTTAAGATCATCAAATGTTATTAAACCAGAGTTTACACCATCATCTATATCGTGACTTATATATGCGATCTCATCTGCACGATCAACTATCATAGCTTCTATTGAGGGGTGAGTATTTAGGTTGAACATATCATCTATGCTTTGTGGTAAAAAAGATTTATTGTATGGGTATGAATGTTTTAATATACCCTCTAGTGTAGCAAATGTAAGATTTAATCCATCGAAGTTTTTGTAGCGCTTTTCAAGTTTTGATACTACACGAAAAGATTGAAAGTTATGCTCAAAACCGTTTTTAAAACCATCAGCCTTTAGACACTCATCCAGAGTGTCGCCTCCAACATGACCAAAAGGTGTATGTCCCAGATCATGTGAGAGTGCTATCGCTTCTGCTAAAGATTCGTTAAGCCCGAGATCAGATGTGATAGAGCGGGCAATCTGACTAACCTCTATAGAGTGTGTTAGACGTGTACGAAAAAAGTCACCCTCATGGTTTAGAAAAACTTGTGTTTTATACTCTAGTTTTCTAAAACTACCAGAGTGAATAACTCTGTCTCTATCTCTTGCATAAGGATTGCGAAAATCTTTATCTATTTTAAAGAAGCGATCACTTGGTTTCATGAGATTATGATTTTTTTAGATATTGAGTAAGGATGTGAATCTTCACACCGTTCACGCGACCTTCTATATGTTTGTCATCACCAGGAACAAGACCGATATTTCTAACAGCTGTACCGCGCTTTGCAGTAAAACCTGTTCCTTTAACATCTAGATCTTTTGTAATAACTACAGTATCTCCAGCTTGAAGTTCAACTCCGTTTGCATCTTTATACACAAGTTTACTTGACTCTGCAGATATAGCCTGTTCAGCCATTTTTTGTTCATCTTCTTCTAAATACATCATATCTACCATATCTTGACGACCAAGTTTAGTAAGAAGAATATAGCTTAACACTTTTGTGTTAGAGTCCTCACTCCACATAGAATCATTTAAACAGTTAAAGTGGTTCTCATCTAGTTCACCGCTTGTGATTTGAGAATTACAATTTGAGCATAAAGTTACCGTTGCATCTGATGGTTCTATTTTATACTCTACCAAACCTTCAGAACTTCCGCATAAATCACATATATCTTTCATTTTTTTCCTTTATGATGCAAATAGTTTTGACGAGTAAATGTTTAAAAAACATTTAGCCGTAAAAACATTATATTTACAGTATTTTTTTAAAATTTTATCGAATTATACCCTATTTGGCATCTAAGCTTTTATAACTGTGTTTCTTCCTGCCTTTTTTGCTTTATATAATGCGTTGTCAGCTCTTTTCATCGTAGCAAACGGGTCCTTGTCGTTTTTAGAGTTTTTGACTATCCCTACAGATATATTTATAAAGATCTTCTTGGCACTTTTTTTATTTCTAACACTAAATGGTGTTTTTGCGATATTTTCTCTTAAAGTATCTGCATGGATATAAGATTCGTCAAGATCTTTTGAAGGAAACAGAAGTGTAAACTCTTCACCCCCGTAACGATATGCCTTTCCTCCACCGCTAACGTTAGCCAGTTTGGAAGCCACCATCTTTAAAACTTCATCACCCGTATCGTGCCCGTAGGTGTCGTTAAACTTTTTAAAGTGATCTATGTCACACATTGCCAATGTGTATTTACGACCCAGTTTTGCCATATCTTCGATCAATGCACGTCTGCCCGGAAGTGATGTGAGCTCATCATAAAATGCAAGCCTGTAAGCTTCACGTATCAGTAATACCAAAATAATCAGTGTTATAGCTATGAAGCCAAGCTCAATAGCATAATCAACTCTTACAAAATACAGTGTCATATAAAATGAAATTAAAATAACTAAAAAAGCAGTGTTATACATCAAAAAATGGTTAAACATAACTAATACTACAATAACAAACAGTATAAATAAGCCAAGCACAAGACTGATATCACTAAGGGGATAAGCGTTAAATGCAAATATTTTTATTTTAAAAATATCCAGTATAGCTTCGCTTGGATTTTGTATAAACCAAAAAACAATTCCAACTTCAAAAGCTATGAAAGCTATTTTCAAATAACCCCATACACTTAAAAGACCACGTTCCGACAAAAATAAAAAAAGTAGCAGGTGTGCAGGAAAAACCAATGTCATATATTTAAATAAAAGTGTAGCTTTAGGAGGTGAAAGAAATTCAAAACCCATGTATATAAATACAAGAGGAAACACTACAAATAAAAATCTATTTCTATTAAAGTGCCAAGATATAAATAAAACTATGGCACTTAGTATGTAAAAAATATATGGAGTTATCCCAAGCAGAAAACTTGGAATTTTATTTTGATAGTAAGTTAAAAGTGCAAAAACAGTTGCAACTAATAGCGGTATAGCTAAGTTAACAGCTATCGACTTAAGAGAGTTCACTACTTATTGAACTCCACGCTCTCTTCATCTTTGAGTTTTGTTTTGTCAGTTTTATGA
This Sulfurimonas sp. DNA region includes the following protein-coding sequences:
- the rpsU gene encoding 30S ribosomal protein S21, translating into MPGIVLRADDNFDAAYRRFKKQTDRNLIVTEARARRFHETETEKRKKFKIASRKKMLKRLYMMRRYESRL
- a CDS encoding PAS domain S-box protein — its product is MINSEFYKSIIEVSKDGFWILNDKGCMVDVNQSYADMVGYTREELLQLCVNDIEVIDTPEIIQQRIDYIHKNGSARFETIHRKKDGSTIDVEITVTLNTKHSMMVVVIRNITDKKRLQKKLEEKQKALNSAQRIAHIGHWELDLIKNELYWSDEVYRIFGLEPQEFDATYEAFLKYIHPDDHDLVNNAYSKSIEDLSPYKITHRVITKDKTVKYVEERCEHLVQDNVVVKSIGTVLDITQKVLVENELKDKQQELEKILNETMLTKAYMETVFDNSSFAIVATDTSGTITMFNKTAEKLLGYKAEELIGKQSPAIFHKKDEVIQRAKELSEKFSIDLTPGFKVFVLKSELGLENSDEWTYVAKDGKEFPALIHISKLTEPDTDNLIGYMGLSYDISEKKEHEKQIEEYISLIDEEVITSSTDLAGTITYVSKAFCEISGYSREELIGKKHNIVRHPDMQSSIYKNMWNTIVSDKTWTGEIKNLKKDGGFYWVEAIISPTYDSKGNKTGYTAIRHDITDKKRIEQISITDGLTGIYNRRHFNQVFEEVVNRSKRENKSVNFLIMDIDHFKQYNDTYGHQMGDTVLKEVAQVLKNSLRRADDYCFRLGGEEFGIVFSAENLNTAKEFSEIVRSNIEGLKIEHENNSASEYVTASMGLVSIEANSIQDMDEIYKSADEFLYRSKENGRNRVSSN
- a CDS encoding cation:proton antiporter produces the protein METLLLAIFATIFLATLMNIIFKRYNVSHVVGYIFTGIIISYLFDFNTTKIDALNLIAEFGIVFLMFTIGLELSFEKIKKMKDTLFVAGALQMIFNTALFFIFCFYIFGLDSQTSIIISLAFSLSSTAIIMPYLQESKDIVTPYGKKVVGILIFQDLAVIPILLLISFLSHGADISITEIILKTVIALVFITLFVFYVGDKIVEAMLKFAANTQLEEIFLGAIFTIVIGMSILTHEIGFTYSMGAFLAGVLIADTKYNIKVESDILSYKNLLLGVFFFSVGTKIDMVYLLSNLHKVVLLFILVMIIKTVIIYFIIKRKSDKNTSVKTALALSQVSGFGFVVLDMASSNQLINADLANLLLIIIFLTMIVSPFILTNIYKISSYFEKEFYEADVITPIDKQKHIIIAGFGTLGRSVAKELKEKDIDFIIISDNLQHVLKARKIGYMAYFGHLNKLPVMESLKVEESSSVIVTVQSEHQKILIIDALKDYFKDANIVVKVDSDEENSYLNKTKDVEIVDSNYELSSKLVELSLKHK
- a CDS encoding deoxyguanosinetriphosphate triphosphohydrolase; the encoded protein is MKPSDRFFKIDKDFRNPYARDRDRVIHSGSFRKLEYKTQVFLNHEGDFFRTRLTHSIEVSQIARSITSDLGLNESLAEAIALSHDLGHTPFGHVGGDTLDECLKADGFKNGFEHNFQSFRVVSKLEKRYKNFDGLNLTFATLEGILKHSYPYNKSFLPQSIDDMFNLNTHPSIEAMIVDRADEIAYISHDIDDGVNSGLITFDDLKESELACEILEKVEAEGIDESEEEMFRYRFSSHMINHLVYSLLDYSRDKVDNSEVFAATFDAKDEIPIGFDLALETKIKKLKKLLHQKMYHHKKIVRKMYAGKQAVEGIYKALMDEEKMLPKYYYMQLDTRDKHRVIADYIASMSDRYALSFYNEIYGRV
- a CDS encoding PhnA domain-containing protein, with the translated sequence MKDICDLCGSSEGLVEYKIEPSDATVTLCSNCNSQITSGELDENHFNCLNDSMWSEDSNTKVLSYILLTKLGRQDMVDMMYLEEDEQKMAEQAISAESSKLVYKDANGVELQAGDTVVITKDLDVKGTGFTAKRGTAVRNIGLVPGDDKHIEGRVNGVKIHILTQYLKKS
- a CDS encoding GGDEF domain-containing protein, translated to MNSLKSIAVNLAIPLLVATVFALLTYYQNKIPSFLLGITPYIFYILSAIVLFISWHFNRNRFLFVVFPLVFIYMGFEFLSPPKATLLFKYMTLVFPAHLLLFLFLSERGLLSVWGYLKIAFIAFEVGIVFWFIQNPSEAILDIFKIKIFAFNAYPLSDISLVLGLFILFVIVVLVMFNHFLMYNTAFLVILISFYMTLYFVRVDYAIELGFIAITLIILVLLIREAYRLAFYDELTSLPGRRALIEDMAKLGRKYTLAMCDIDHFKKFNDTYGHDTGDEVLKMVASKLANVSGGGKAYRYGGEEFTLLFPSKDLDESYIHADTLRENIAKTPFSVRNKKSAKKIFINISVGIVKNSKNDKDPFATMKRADNALYKAKKAGRNTVIKA